Proteins from a single region of Syngnathus typhle isolate RoL2023-S1 ecotype Sweden linkage group LG10, RoL_Styp_1.0, whole genome shotgun sequence:
- the tshz1 gene encoding teashirt homolog 1 isoform X2: MPRRKQQEPRRSAAYMPEDELKAPTQEEEEHLQDDGLSLDGQDTEFLCNEEEEDVEGGQPPSYRDSPLSNGTNPDAGYGSPLSDASDRLTDFKSTSSRDGHEKEGTTLPFSPSNGLSFQDSLAQMKAVYANLISDASWSSITMDLMKSKSAAAGSINSTLNNSEAASSAPVSTATTTTTTNKSNGVNIVTSAHNGRGSSTTVSHTSTTTVHTNGTAASSVSTHNATSSSGSSSGGTNNGSGVAYDWHQAALAKTLQQTPYHLLPEPSLFSTVQLYRQNNKLYGSVFTGASKFRCKDCSAAYDTLVGLTVHMNETGHYRDDNKDKEEDQGKRWSKPRKRSLMEMEGKEDAQKVLKCMYCGHSFESLQDLSVHMIKTKHYQKVPLKEPVPALATKLVPASTKKRAMHDTIISPCSPESVHAGSGGGGLSLGDISKDAKSVANPYVTANNRYGYQNGASYTWQFEARKAQILKCMECGSSHDTLQQLTAHMMVTGHFLKVTNSASKKGKQLVFDPVVEEKIQSIPLPPTTTRLPVPGSIKSQPVSPALSSGSEEKKEVSEDEKFESGEPVEKKIKEERDDSGEKVETDTTSYKYLREEDLEETPKEGLDILKSLENTVSSAISKAQTGTPTWGGYPSIHAAYQLQGAMKSSTTVLPPTIQSVQMQPIFNSGLRGLASDANSVIHSPRSPTSPTLLRSNVTAMEELVEKVTGKAAAVKKEKEEKMVSAERARPPSLVKSPSPALREQREQLASPNDLVAGKASGVRSTSPGSAESELICKKEPKESLVDVYNNSKNGLEACRSPVTNGNSLGIITDHSPESPFVNPLSALQSIMNTHLGKASKGVSPAADPLSMLYKISNSMMDKKPAFNPTPQGKTAEPINHFALYENNDQPIDLSRSKSSTNSNSNTNNNNSSGALNNVVNGNKPIISMPETVSSPLRENALMDISDMVKNLTGRLTPKSSTPSSISEKSDADGSAFEDALDDLSPVQKRKGRQSNWNPQHLLILQAQFASSLRETPEGRYAMTDLGPQERVHICKFTGLSMTTISHWLANVKYQLRRTGGTKFLKNMDSCQPVFLCGDCASQFRTPSSYISHLESHLGFSLKDLSKLSTEHLREQQAASKVITDKMTFGSSLSALTTPEDDTGSVYQCRLCNRTFVSKHAVKLHLSKTHGKSPEDHLVFVTALDKLEKLDKMESV, from the coding sequence CGTACATGCCCGAAGATGAACTTAAGGCGCCCActcaagaggaggaagagcaccTCCAAGATGACGGCCTCTCATTAGACGGCCAGGACACTGAATTTTTGTGCAacgaggaagaggaagatgtgGAAGGAGGCCAACCACCTAGTTATAGAGACTCTCCCCTCAGCAATGGCACCAACCCTGATGCTGGCTATGGGTCCCCGCTTAGTGACGCCAGTGACAGACTAACAGATTTCAAAAGTACCTCCTCTCGGGATGGTCACGAGAAAGAAGGTACAACCTTGCCCTTCTCGCCCAGCAATGGCCTATCTTTCCAAGATAGTTTGGCTCAGATGAAAGCCGTCTATGCAAACCTCATTTCAGATGCCTCTTGGTCCAGCATtacaatggatttaatgaaatcCAAGTCTGCTGCAGCTGGCAGTATAAACAGCACCCTCAACAATTCAGAAGCTGCCTCTTCTGCCCCGGTTtctacagcaacaacaacaacgaccaCAAACAAGAGCAATGGGGTCAACATAGTCACCAGTGCTCACAACGGCAGGGGGTCCAGCACCACTGTTAGCCACACAAGCACCACAACCGTTCACACGAATGGCACAGCGGCTAGCTCGGTTAGCACCCACAATGCAACCAGCAGCAGCGGGAGCAGCAGTGGCGGGACTAATAATGGCAGTGGTGTGGCCTATGACTGGCACCAAGCAGCACTTGCCAAGACTCTTCAGCAGACCCCCTACCATCTTTTACCCGAACCTAGCCTTTTCAGCACAGTGCAGCTATACCGTCAAAACAATAAGCTGTATGGCTCTGTCTTCACTGGTGCAAGCAAATTCCGCTGTAAAGATTGCAGCGCGGCCTATGACACCCTGGTTGGTTTGACAGTCCACATGAATGAGACTGGCCACTATCGAGATGACAACAAGGACAAAGAGGAGGATCAGGGAAAGCGCTGGTCCAAACCCCGCAAACGCTCCCTGATGGAAATGGAAGGCAAAGAGGATGCTCAGAAGGTACTGAAATGCATGTACTGTGGCCACTCCTTTGAATCTCTGCAGGACCTCAGCGTTCATATGATCAAGACCAAGCATTACCAAAAAGTGCCTCTCAAAGAACCAGTGCCAGCCTTGGCAACTAAACTGGTTCCCGCCTCCACTAAAAAACGAGCAATGCACGATACGATAATTTCCCCTTGCTCTCCAGAGTCTGTCCATGCCGGTAGTGGGGGAGGAGGTTTATCACTTGGTGACATTAGCAAAGATGCAAAATCAGTAGCCAATCCTTATGTAACAGCAAACAACCGATATGGCTACCAGAATGGGGCCAGCTATACGTGGCAGTTCGAAGCACGAAAAGCTCAGATCCTGAAATGCATGGAGTGTGGTAGCTCGCATGATACACTGCAACAGCTTACTGCTCACATGATGGTCACAGGTCACTTTTTGAAGGTCACAAATTCTGCATCCAAGAAAGGCAAACAGCTGGTGTTTGATCCTGTGGTTGAAGAGAAGATTCAGTCCATCCCACTGCCGCCTACTACCACCAGACTCCCTGTACCTGGTAGTATTAAGTCTCAGCCGGTTTCCCCTGCCCTCTCCTCGGGCTCAGAGGAAAAGAAGGAAGTGAGtgaggacgagaaatttgaaaGTGGGGAGCCAGttgagaagaaaatcaaggagGAGAGAGATGACTCGGGTGAGAAAGTTGAGACTGACACCACATCATATAAATATCTTAGAGAAGAAGATCTGGAGGAAACTCCGAAAGAAGGTCTAGATATTCTTAAATCCCTTGAAAACACGGTGTCAAGCGCTATTAGCAAAGCCCAGACAGGCACTCCCACTTGGGGTGGATATCCGAGCATTCATGCAGCTTATCAGTTGCAAGGTGCCATGAAGAGCTCGACTACTGTTCTGCCCCCCACCATCCAGAGTGTCCAGATGCAGCCAATTTTTAACAGTGGGCTTCGAGGGCTCGCCAGTGACGCCAATTCAGTCATCCACTCGCCACGGAGCCCTACTTCTCCTACTCTACTCAGGAGCAACGTCACTGCCATGGAGGAGCTGGTGGAGAAAGTGACAGGGAAAGCTGCTGctgtaaagaaagaaaaggaagagAAGATGGTCAGCGCGGAGCGAGCTCGACCTCCTTCGTTGGTTAAGTCCCCCTCTCCCGCACTGAGGGAGCAGAGAGAGCAACTGGCCTCTCCAAATGACCTAGTTGCAGGTAAAGCATCTGGTGTGAGAAGTACCAGCCCGGGCAGTGCAGAATCCGAGCTTATCTGCAAGAAGGAGCCTAAAGAAAGCCTTGTGGATGTCTACAACAACTCAAAGAACGGCCTCGAGGCATGCCGGTCGCCGGTCACTAACGGCAACAGTCTCGGCATCATTACCGATCACTCACCAGAAAGTCCTTTTGTCAATCCTCTCAGTGCACTCCAGTCAATCATGAACACACACCTGGGTAAGGCCTCCAAAGGAGTAAGCCCAGCAGCAGACCCACTGTCCATGCTTTACAAAATCAGTAACAGCATGATGGATAAAAAGCCAGCCTTCAACCCAACACCTCAGGGCAAAACCGCTGAGCCCATCAACCACTTTGCTTTGTATGAAAACAACGACCAACCCATAGACCTGAGTAGAAGCAAGTCTAGCACTAACAGTAACAGTAATACTAACAATAACAACAGCAGTGGTGCGCTCAACAATGTTGTAAATGGTAACAAACCTATTATTAGCATGCCGGAAACAGTTTCCTCTCCTTTGAGAGAGAACGCTCTAATGGACATCTCTGATATGGTAAAGAACCTCACCGGGAGACTGACTCCCAAATCGTCAACACCCTCCTCCATCTCAGAGAAATCAGATGCCGACGGCAGTGCATTTGAGGATGCTCTGGACGATCTCTCCCCAGTGCAGAAGAGAAAAGGGAGGCAGTCCAACTGGAATCCCCAGCACCTCCTTATCCTACAGGCACAGTTTGCCTCCAGCTTGCGGGAGACCCCAGAAGGCCGCTACGCTATGACTGACTTGGGCCCTCAGGAAAGGGTCCACATCTGTAAGTTCACAGGCCTCTCGATGACGACCATATCCCACTGGCTAGCCAATGTCAAGTACCAGCTGAGACGGACCGGTGGCACCAAGTTTCTCAAAAACATGGACTCTTGCCAGCCGGTGTTCCTCTGTGGTGACTGCGCTTCCCAGTTCAGAACTCCCTCCTCCTATATCAGCCACCTGGAGTCTCACTTGGGATTCAGCTTGAAGGACCTGTCCAAACTGTCAACTGAACACCTACGGGAGCAGCAGGCTGCCTCGAAGGTGATCACGGACAAAATGACATTCGGCAGTTCCCTGTCAGCCCTGACTACGCCAGAGGACGACACTGGCTCCGTGTACCAGTGCAGACTTTGTAATCGGACATTCGTCAGCAAACACGCAGTCAAGTTGCACCTCAGTAAAACCCACGGCAAGTCTCCCGAGGACCACCTGGTGTTTGTTACAGCTTTGGATAAACTAGAGAAACTAGACAAAATGGAGTCAGTTTGA
- the tshz1 gene encoding teashirt homolog 1 isoform X1 has translation MKFCVFYFVKAPPLSEVKSCRNVKEEEAGEEAYMPEDELKAPTQEEEEHLQDDGLSLDGQDTEFLCNEEEEDVEGGQPPSYRDSPLSNGTNPDAGYGSPLSDASDRLTDFKSTSSRDGHEKEGTTLPFSPSNGLSFQDSLAQMKAVYANLISDASWSSITMDLMKSKSAAAGSINSTLNNSEAASSAPVSTATTTTTTNKSNGVNIVTSAHNGRGSSTTVSHTSTTTVHTNGTAASSVSTHNATSSSGSSSGGTNNGSGVAYDWHQAALAKTLQQTPYHLLPEPSLFSTVQLYRQNNKLYGSVFTGASKFRCKDCSAAYDTLVGLTVHMNETGHYRDDNKDKEEDQGKRWSKPRKRSLMEMEGKEDAQKVLKCMYCGHSFESLQDLSVHMIKTKHYQKVPLKEPVPALATKLVPASTKKRAMHDTIISPCSPESVHAGSGGGGLSLGDISKDAKSVANPYVTANNRYGYQNGASYTWQFEARKAQILKCMECGSSHDTLQQLTAHMMVTGHFLKVTNSASKKGKQLVFDPVVEEKIQSIPLPPTTTRLPVPGSIKSQPVSPALSSGSEEKKEVSEDEKFESGEPVEKKIKEERDDSGEKVETDTTSYKYLREEDLEETPKEGLDILKSLENTVSSAISKAQTGTPTWGGYPSIHAAYQLQGAMKSSTTVLPPTIQSVQMQPIFNSGLRGLASDANSVIHSPRSPTSPTLLRSNVTAMEELVEKVTGKAAAVKKEKEEKMVSAERARPPSLVKSPSPALREQREQLASPNDLVAGKASGVRSTSPGSAESELICKKEPKESLVDVYNNSKNGLEACRSPVTNGNSLGIITDHSPESPFVNPLSALQSIMNTHLGKASKGVSPAADPLSMLYKISNSMMDKKPAFNPTPQGKTAEPINHFALYENNDQPIDLSRSKSSTNSNSNTNNNNSSGALNNVVNGNKPIISMPETVSSPLRENALMDISDMVKNLTGRLTPKSSTPSSISEKSDADGSAFEDALDDLSPVQKRKGRQSNWNPQHLLILQAQFASSLRETPEGRYAMTDLGPQERVHICKFTGLSMTTISHWLANVKYQLRRTGGTKFLKNMDSCQPVFLCGDCASQFRTPSSYISHLESHLGFSLKDLSKLSTEHLREQQAASKVITDKMTFGSSLSALTTPEDDTGSVYQCRLCNRTFVSKHAVKLHLSKTHGKSPEDHLVFVTALDKLEKLDKMESV, from the exons ATGAAGTTTTGCGTCTTCTATTTTGTCAAAGCTCCACCATTATCAGAAGTCAAGTCATGCAGAAatgtaaaagaagaagaagcaggagaagaAG CGTACATGCCCGAAGATGAACTTAAGGCGCCCActcaagaggaggaagagcaccTCCAAGATGACGGCCTCTCATTAGACGGCCAGGACACTGAATTTTTGTGCAacgaggaagaggaagatgtgGAAGGAGGCCAACCACCTAGTTATAGAGACTCTCCCCTCAGCAATGGCACCAACCCTGATGCTGGCTATGGGTCCCCGCTTAGTGACGCCAGTGACAGACTAACAGATTTCAAAAGTACCTCCTCTCGGGATGGTCACGAGAAAGAAGGTACAACCTTGCCCTTCTCGCCCAGCAATGGCCTATCTTTCCAAGATAGTTTGGCTCAGATGAAAGCCGTCTATGCAAACCTCATTTCAGATGCCTCTTGGTCCAGCATtacaatggatttaatgaaatcCAAGTCTGCTGCAGCTGGCAGTATAAACAGCACCCTCAACAATTCAGAAGCTGCCTCTTCTGCCCCGGTTtctacagcaacaacaacaacgaccaCAAACAAGAGCAATGGGGTCAACATAGTCACCAGTGCTCACAACGGCAGGGGGTCCAGCACCACTGTTAGCCACACAAGCACCACAACCGTTCACACGAATGGCACAGCGGCTAGCTCGGTTAGCACCCACAATGCAACCAGCAGCAGCGGGAGCAGCAGTGGCGGGACTAATAATGGCAGTGGTGTGGCCTATGACTGGCACCAAGCAGCACTTGCCAAGACTCTTCAGCAGACCCCCTACCATCTTTTACCCGAACCTAGCCTTTTCAGCACAGTGCAGCTATACCGTCAAAACAATAAGCTGTATGGCTCTGTCTTCACTGGTGCAAGCAAATTCCGCTGTAAAGATTGCAGCGCGGCCTATGACACCCTGGTTGGTTTGACAGTCCACATGAATGAGACTGGCCACTATCGAGATGACAACAAGGACAAAGAGGAGGATCAGGGAAAGCGCTGGTCCAAACCCCGCAAACGCTCCCTGATGGAAATGGAAGGCAAAGAGGATGCTCAGAAGGTACTGAAATGCATGTACTGTGGCCACTCCTTTGAATCTCTGCAGGACCTCAGCGTTCATATGATCAAGACCAAGCATTACCAAAAAGTGCCTCTCAAAGAACCAGTGCCAGCCTTGGCAACTAAACTGGTTCCCGCCTCCACTAAAAAACGAGCAATGCACGATACGATAATTTCCCCTTGCTCTCCAGAGTCTGTCCATGCCGGTAGTGGGGGAGGAGGTTTATCACTTGGTGACATTAGCAAAGATGCAAAATCAGTAGCCAATCCTTATGTAACAGCAAACAACCGATATGGCTACCAGAATGGGGCCAGCTATACGTGGCAGTTCGAAGCACGAAAAGCTCAGATCCTGAAATGCATGGAGTGTGGTAGCTCGCATGATACACTGCAACAGCTTACTGCTCACATGATGGTCACAGGTCACTTTTTGAAGGTCACAAATTCTGCATCCAAGAAAGGCAAACAGCTGGTGTTTGATCCTGTGGTTGAAGAGAAGATTCAGTCCATCCCACTGCCGCCTACTACCACCAGACTCCCTGTACCTGGTAGTATTAAGTCTCAGCCGGTTTCCCCTGCCCTCTCCTCGGGCTCAGAGGAAAAGAAGGAAGTGAGtgaggacgagaaatttgaaaGTGGGGAGCCAGttgagaagaaaatcaaggagGAGAGAGATGACTCGGGTGAGAAAGTTGAGACTGACACCACATCATATAAATATCTTAGAGAAGAAGATCTGGAGGAAACTCCGAAAGAAGGTCTAGATATTCTTAAATCCCTTGAAAACACGGTGTCAAGCGCTATTAGCAAAGCCCAGACAGGCACTCCCACTTGGGGTGGATATCCGAGCATTCATGCAGCTTATCAGTTGCAAGGTGCCATGAAGAGCTCGACTACTGTTCTGCCCCCCACCATCCAGAGTGTCCAGATGCAGCCAATTTTTAACAGTGGGCTTCGAGGGCTCGCCAGTGACGCCAATTCAGTCATCCACTCGCCACGGAGCCCTACTTCTCCTACTCTACTCAGGAGCAACGTCACTGCCATGGAGGAGCTGGTGGAGAAAGTGACAGGGAAAGCTGCTGctgtaaagaaagaaaaggaagagAAGATGGTCAGCGCGGAGCGAGCTCGACCTCCTTCGTTGGTTAAGTCCCCCTCTCCCGCACTGAGGGAGCAGAGAGAGCAACTGGCCTCTCCAAATGACCTAGTTGCAGGTAAAGCATCTGGTGTGAGAAGTACCAGCCCGGGCAGTGCAGAATCCGAGCTTATCTGCAAGAAGGAGCCTAAAGAAAGCCTTGTGGATGTCTACAACAACTCAAAGAACGGCCTCGAGGCATGCCGGTCGCCGGTCACTAACGGCAACAGTCTCGGCATCATTACCGATCACTCACCAGAAAGTCCTTTTGTCAATCCTCTCAGTGCACTCCAGTCAATCATGAACACACACCTGGGTAAGGCCTCCAAAGGAGTAAGCCCAGCAGCAGACCCACTGTCCATGCTTTACAAAATCAGTAACAGCATGATGGATAAAAAGCCAGCCTTCAACCCAACACCTCAGGGCAAAACCGCTGAGCCCATCAACCACTTTGCTTTGTATGAAAACAACGACCAACCCATAGACCTGAGTAGAAGCAAGTCTAGCACTAACAGTAACAGTAATACTAACAATAACAACAGCAGTGGTGCGCTCAACAATGTTGTAAATGGTAACAAACCTATTATTAGCATGCCGGAAACAGTTTCCTCTCCTTTGAGAGAGAACGCTCTAATGGACATCTCTGATATGGTAAAGAACCTCACCGGGAGACTGACTCCCAAATCGTCAACACCCTCCTCCATCTCAGAGAAATCAGATGCCGACGGCAGTGCATTTGAGGATGCTCTGGACGATCTCTCCCCAGTGCAGAAGAGAAAAGGGAGGCAGTCCAACTGGAATCCCCAGCACCTCCTTATCCTACAGGCACAGTTTGCCTCCAGCTTGCGGGAGACCCCAGAAGGCCGCTACGCTATGACTGACTTGGGCCCTCAGGAAAGGGTCCACATCTGTAAGTTCACAGGCCTCTCGATGACGACCATATCCCACTGGCTAGCCAATGTCAAGTACCAGCTGAGACGGACCGGTGGCACCAAGTTTCTCAAAAACATGGACTCTTGCCAGCCGGTGTTCCTCTGTGGTGACTGCGCTTCCCAGTTCAGAACTCCCTCCTCCTATATCAGCCACCTGGAGTCTCACTTGGGATTCAGCTTGAAGGACCTGTCCAAACTGTCAACTGAACACCTACGGGAGCAGCAGGCTGCCTCGAAGGTGATCACGGACAAAATGACATTCGGCAGTTCCCTGTCAGCCCTGACTACGCCAGAGGACGACACTGGCTCCGTGTACCAGTGCAGACTTTGTAATCGGACATTCGTCAGCAAACACGCAGTCAAGTTGCACCTCAGTAAAACCCACGGCAAGTCTCCCGAGGACCACCTGGTGTTTGTTACAGCTTTGGATAAACTAGAGAAACTAGACAAAATGGAGTCAGTTTGA